The genomic stretch AAAGGATTACCACGACCACAACAAACGATATAATCAAATTCTAGACCCCAACAACTCAGTGCTCAAGTTCGTAATGCCGCACGTTGATAGTGCCATTTTCATAAGTTCAGGTATGTGAATATGTGTAGCTTCACGTTGTTTGCGTCATGTGAATGAGGTTGGGGTTGTGAATATGGTGTCGTCTAGCTCCACGTTAGTGGTCATTTTGTGAAGGTTCGGAAATGTCTGCTCCTCGTTGCGATTTTGACGTAATCCCTCAATTTGGTAATCCCAATTTATAAGATGTCGAGATGTGTGCTGTAGTCCCACTTTTGTGTggtaaatttgtaataatgtcAGAATGTCCCACGACGTTGTTGGTACCAATTTATATTGGATCTACGTAGGTAGTgccaatttaaagaaaatgtcaaaatatggATAATGAGTTGCATAagagttcaatttaattttagtatactcacttttcatcaaatattttttaggtGCATTATCACTCACttacttgtaaaataaagtaataatctaactaattcttttataattttcttttcttttataatttttatattaataaaatataataaaaatatttattataactaataaaaagtttcttcatattattttatccaaatttacACTAATTTACTTTCCATTTCATCAGGAagcaataaatatgaaatatgtttcaCCATCTGTATTTGCTTGCACATACGAGTTGTTTTCATTTAAGCTTGTTTTCATTTAGTCTACAAAGTCAATTCAGAAAAGAGAACTATGTAGGGCGAGAGCGGGGAATAACGGAAGTTTAACCCTTCCTTATTCAATTTCGGATCCAAACTAAtacgtttaacttttaaatataataaatatgtgagTTTATATTGTGTATAAAGTACGAATTTCTTTTTAGTTgcagtttaattatttgaatttactaaatatatagttaatgtaTGTTTTCTTTACTGATTTTACTTTGACGTTTACGTGTGATTTGACGTCATAATTAGCGACGAAACTATATTGCGAGTATTAATTGGATTGTATCCGCCCTTCAATTAGCCGCGAACTTCCACTCGTTTGAAATTTGTACCCTTTATTACCGATCCGTCACAAcagattatatttatttggaaGTCCTGCCACCCAAAACAGGTACTCCCAAAACCACTAACAACAAActtccaaatatataaaattagaaagcAATGACAAATTATTCCAAAGAAATCTGAAACCATTTTTGTTGTCCAGAGCATTCTATACGATGAATGCACCTCTGGATCATAACATAATATAAGTAACttaattacagatttaaaataaatttctacattataaaataatgtggAAATTTCCAAGATTACACATAAtgttatttaagtataatattaagtattaaattaattgtagtaacacttctataaattataaataaataataaaagattatcgtcttgataaaaataaaaatttagtgcATTTCTgctcatacataaaataaaatagaaagaatTAATTGTAACAGAATCAGACTTTATTGGCCtcgattaattttaaaaacaatttcttagcTTAATTAACTAGTGCTAAGTACTTACTTTTGCCCTCCCGTCCCTCGGGAGTACAGGGGCCCTTGTCCATGAAGCAGTTGATGTAGGACTGCAGCACCCGTTTGTTGCCTAGGATGGAGTCAACATCTATCCCGTTCAAGCGACCCTGAGCGTAGCCGCGACCAAGCTGTGCTGCTACGTATGCAGCAGTTGCCAACAGCACGACCACGACAGTAATGCTTACCCTCATCTTGTTCTGCACTGGCAACCGGTTCTGGATCCTTATATTACTCTCAGCAAgataattattcttattatacTCAATCATTATGCCTCCACAATTAACAAAAGTGACGTGCGTTCGTGATGATTCTCGCTTTTTAAATCATCGTTGTGACCGCTGTTGGCCAGCTCTCGTCCACTAAAAAAACCTTTATGCTTGCATCAGTGGTGGCTCTCAACAATCGAGATCCCCCCACACCTTTTTAATAAGAACCTCGAATAAAACGCAAGTTGCAAAATTCGTTCacttctattttatttatgtatttctaaTATTGCACTTTTGACAAAATGTGCGTACATTTGTTTTCAACCATACCATTTGCAATAATATGTCGTAGTAATCCAactatagtataaaattatactaacataattataacaatatctagtctaaattaaaactcaaatacaacaaaatttgtgtagacaattttgtacattttttatatattgaaataaatgttaattaaaaaaaaacaaatgaacaaaatcagtaaattaaatttcaacatttttaaataacaaaaatattatttaaccttGAAATGCATAATACCATTGCGAACCTCCAAATCCGGAAATTGAACTGCAACTACAACAGGTCAGTTTTGTTTGTCATGCTCGAGTGATACAGGCTAAGTAATTTACTCAAATATAACtagaaaataattagttattttaactgCTACAAATTGATTTAGCATTGTAAAGTGTAACTTGTTTTAGGcctaaatatattgtaaataaaaattgtaagagATGTACACGGTGAATTTACTACAATTGGTCGAGCTCAAAAActcaaattattgtttacaaaagaTACATTTAGACCATGAATTGTTGCGTAGCTAGTTATGAAAATTACTAACCACAGAACAAATTGACTGCGGAGGAAAAAAGGACTTGCCAGCGTTAgcgttattaaaaaaaagaaataacgtGTAATACCGTCTCATTCCATAAGGGATAAGTAGTGGTAACCATATATTTGTGAGTTCCACATATATCCTGTATTAATTGTAAACAAGTTTGGGGAGAAACGGGATGTTAATCCGAAGATAAAAATCTGCAGTCCTCAGATTAAATaagatgtaaattaatttattggattTCCCTTATTATATTATCACACTGTTACATAAAATCCGTTCTAAAACATTCTCCTGTATATAATTGGTTCATAGTCGACAAGAAATACTTGCTTTGATAGTAATCGTATAGTCGTACATTCACGTGAAACTTATGTGTCAGTGAAGTTACATAATTATAGGATCAGCACTGTTCATGTCTATATAATCTGAGATAACTTatgaatttgaatattattgtgaACTAAACATCGCTGTTATTATAGGAGTAGGTCGCACCACGTGtcgtaacatgcttcgctgaggttgaattcaaaatttcaaatctatagatcatttcattctctaAACCTCCTGCGGATAGATAGGCAGACAACCACACCTAAAAGAAGGTGAAATGACAATGGCCCttaatagaactcattcttatagGACATTTAGATTCATGCCAATTTTAAAGTCTACACGTGAAATCTTTCTCGGCACATCTTGTCAAATGGTGCATTTATATTAATTGGATTTAATATCAGGGTTAAAGCCATTTCATTATTTCACCGtcacaataaaattgtgttttatgtatTGGGGTAATTACGCTACACGTGTTCTCGTATGTCACATATTTGAATCACTTATGGATGTAtggagtttgtttacaaatctatttactATGCTACATTCTCGTtcccattatggttacccataacacaatgaaaaactatttgataacactcagtcaaatcccatgggaGTGtcttgcaccatcatcgaacccagtgttcctcatataaaaatgaagcttcgtatacaatttcaagtctataatgtcagttcgttttcgaaatacgTGCGGACAGGCTAACATAAATGAGAATTTCCAGCCCCACTAAGTTTCCGagaagctcagccaataatatgtTGGAGAttgttaaatattgtaagaatTGTTCTGTCAGTGCAATAATGGTTAATTGTAAGTTATTTCTGTATCTTATTAATGCACCTTGAATTACCAGTTTTCTTCACAAAAGTAACTACTCGATCATCTCTACTCGACATACGAGTATACTTATTTCCCCTCCTTGGAGACACACACATAAATCTATATACTAGTAGGGTGTAAGTGGTTCaatacatttaattgaaataactGGGTAGGCTATgtgtaagaaacatattttatattttcaaataggtattatttattttgaatataaattataaattgactACAATACGCGAACATGGCGTGTTACAAGTTCTATAGTtgtggaaaatttgtatatatacgaTATCTTCCGATCCCGCTACAAACTAGAATGTTCACAAAGTGCGCTCTCAGACAGTGATGTATCTTCTAACTACTGTTACAGTTATTCCGTACTAATCCACTAGTTCACACTGGTTACTCTTTACAAGCATTTGGGAAAACACGAGTCAGCTCGGGAATACTATCACCAGCTGCGGCATTAACTAGAGGaaatttgtaatcaaaatatAGTTACCGTCGCCGTACTTATTCCTACACAATTTTCGTTTgggttgtttattataatttattaaatattacaggtACGGCGTTTAAGACATTTGCTAAAGAcagcaaaatagtttttttgtaaagaattattgTCATTTAAAGTATTGGGGTCATCTTGAAATCGGATCCTCTGAAAACAGCATTTCtttagtatttgtttttattaaaagcattttaattttaaaaaatattacttgatttaagaatttaatttccttaagtcataatctattaaaaatatgacTCTCCCTTAAATCTTAACTCAAGTACACCTTATGAATAATTCATATccacattttcagtttttatatttgggtcttgttgtaaaaattcaaaaaattgccATTATAAATCCTCATGGAGTGATCtagatattgtaatattttgtctcTTCTACTTCTTAGTGGAAATTATCTTACAGGGTtgtgaaattgaaatttcaaaacgAATAACTCAACCAAAAAGCGATTACAAAACCTTTAAAAGGTTTAACCTTACATGTTCGTTGTGGAAGTGAAATCACTTGAATGCCTTATAGTTATGCGTTAAAAGAAATACATGGTAATTTtacaaggatttaaaaaaataattgttacttgcaaataaaaagaaattgtaatacGTGTTATATACTAAGATTAAGGAAGAAAACAATCACCTGGAGAAGTCATGATGCATGACTATCTTAGACAATTAAACCAGTGGAGACTGCAAATTACACAAGCCGCCTCAGGATCTAAACGACTCTGCACTAATGTGAGACCTTGAATAACACATATCTCAGATGTAAATATGAGCCTACTTGTTCATTATATCGTTGATAGTCTACTACCTGTTTTTTTGTTTAGTAGATCTACTAATTTTGTGTACTCATTGCGTCTACATTCaatttaactttcttaaattcctgttttaatcaatttttatctGAACATAAGCTTTATCAAATAACCAGTAGTCCACTATTTCTTTGGTGaattttttatggtttgattgatagttttgtgtattttatttcgaCACCCCGTAGTCTTAAGGAAGTGTGTCTATCTCTACACACACATTAAAAAACGGAAGATTTTGGTTTTCCACCTTCATTGTGAGGCAGGAAGTGaaatacttttaatgtataaCAGTAGCATCGCCTTTATCAGCTAGTAATATTTGACTGTGTCGTCTGTCCCACATATGATCGACATAGCCTTTATCTTCTCTTTTGTCAAATTGGACGTTGTGGAAGGAATTTTCTTGAGTAAAAAGCGGGCCTCACAACAAATCTGGTCACACAGTTTCTCGGATAACTGTGCAACAgtcgactcaattccagttataaaatccagtgcctttacccaTTTTTTttccacagaaaagtttaaacccttagATAAAACTGAGATTTCCGCATCATTGTGGATTTTGGAATAGacgttgattacattttaattttttgcatccgtattcattttggaatttttagGCAAATCACATTCTTAGGGCTAATTTTATCCAGTGTAGAGTTTacttaaaaacttgtttacatcTATTTTGTATGCGTTCATGAATGTTATTGAATTCTGTACCAAAAGGTTTCTTAATTTCGTGTTTTTGcattcaatactattttggaggagttCCTTTCATGGTGGTGATATGCACAAATATTTCTTGAAGAATGGTTTACATGCAGAAGACAAAACTGAATTGGCTTTCCTGGCTAAAGtacgtttcataaatattaaattgttattttttatattttaaagttatatgagacactaaattctttaacattaaaagtttaattttgtttattaattttattcatattttttgaatatttcttcCACTTCATATTGATTAAtgaatcttaaatattaaattttaataaatatttaaacattttcattgttattgtttatattagtttctataatttggtcagtataATTTTCACTCAAATCTtgtatttcagaaataattatttaatttccacTCAAATCTtgtatttcagaaataattatttaatttccactgtcattatattctaaaaatgaaattatagtttgatgataactgaaataagaaataaaaattctggaataaaatcctGCTAAATGTCTTATAAACAGCATCTATTGTTATTCCATATCTCGTTGTACGTATATTTTTatcgtttgacattgttaaatttatctttaatgttaattaatggtatttatttttttttattaatttattaataattatttaattaataatttaataaatataattaaaaaagttaattaatggttttaatgtttcgtcagcaaaatttgtattaaactgtatttttacgtaatttattctttaagtgaatgtaaggtaaggcccG from Homalodisca vitripennis isolate AUS2020 chromosome 2, UT_GWSS_2.1, whole genome shotgun sequence encodes the following:
- the LOC124354704 gene encoding ejaculatory bulb-specific protein 3-like produces the protein MIEYNKNNYLAESNIRIQNRLPVQNKMRVSITVVVVLLATAAYVAAQLGRGYAQGRLNGIDVDSILGNKRVLQSYINCFMDKGPCTPEGREGKKYFPEIYKTNCAKCSEEQQTLVKKTIKAFVTKRKTDWDMIVDKYDPDHAHDKDFLKWVNEP